The Arachis ipaensis cultivar K30076 chromosome B10, Araip1.1, whole genome shotgun sequence DNA window GAATTTCAACCTCCCTTCCGTGATTGCTTCTTTTATCAAGTCCTTAAAATAGACACAGTTATTAGTCTAATGGCTAGTTGCTTGATAAAACTTACAATAGGGTTTCCCCTTTAAATCTTTTATCGAAAGCAAAGTCCTGCCTTCTGGTAAGATTaactgtttatctttaagcaataCATCAAATATTTTATCTGATTTCGAAATATCAAAACTGTATTTCTTCCCACTCTTATGTTTCGAATCACTTAGTGTATCAAAATTCGAAATTTTCTTAAGTAAAGAACAAACATAAGGTGGTCCTTTCTTTAATTCAGCCAAATCGACTTCCGCTTCGAAATCAGATTCCTCACTTGAGGATTTCATTGCAACATATGACACCTTCTCTTTTCGAGAAAAagatttactttttaattttctctCATTTTGATATTACTCCTTTTCTTTCCTAAGAGTTTCAACCTGGCGTATCCTTTCAGCCAAATGGGCCAAATCAGGTATGTGGACATTAAGCAACTTTTGATGCATATAAAAATCTAGCCCCATCGTTGCCATCTTTACTACTTCACTCTCAGGGAGAGATACATAACATCGACTTCGAGCATTTTTTAAATGAATCATGTAATCATCAATTGTTTCTCCATCATCACATTTTAAAGCCACCAAGTCGATAACTGTTATGTTTAATTCTCCTCTATAAAATTGAGACTGAAAAGTACTTTCCAACTGTGTCCAAGTTGTCATCGAATTAGGCCTGAGATTTGAAAACTAAGTAAATACATTCTTCGTTAACGAAAAAGGAAAgaacttcattttcaaattttcatcatttgcCAAATTGCCTATCTCAACCAAATATCGAGCAATATACTCAATAGTTGATTCACCAACTTCTCCAGCAAATTTTGTGactattttaggatttttttaccCCTCGAGGCACTTCCGCCATTTGAACAATAGTAAGAAAAGTAGAGACAAAATAGATTTGATTCATAAAATCCACATTGAATCCAACCCTATTGAGCACATCCTCGACCATTCTTGTGATCTGATAACGTTCACCACCTTGATTGACTCGCAATCGAGCCAACACATCATCAGCATTTTGGCCACAACGAACCATTCGAGAATTTTCCCTGCCCATGAGTACATCATCGTTttcatttttaaataaattttcaatgcCCTCATAATTTCCTCCCATATTCTGCTTATCACCCTCATCATAATCGACAATTCGAGCGATCTACTCTACTTGTCTAGCAAACCACTCAAACTTTGTCTCATGATCTACCATCATAGGGTTCAAGATTGTAGTCATTTGTTGGGTTAACCAGTTAACCAAATCATGATGAATTTCATCGACATGTTGTCAAAATGCTGCCACGGTTGAACATTATTCGCCCCAACTGTGCTTCCAAATTGAATTGGAGGAGAAAAACCACCTATTGGTGGAGTGTAACCTGGAGGAGGTCATAATGAGGCCAACCAGCAGTTACTAGGAGCTGAGTTTGTAATGTGTTACCACGTGGGCGTGTATTACACCCATTATTCCCTGTTTGGGAACTAGTAACCACCACACTTTTATTCAACACATTTTCTTCCGGACGTGAAGTAACATTCGCCGAGGATTGTGCAACTACTAGCATAGTGTCACTTGCAGATGAACCACCATTAATATTCAAAACCTCGTCTGCCATGAGTACAATTCTTTCAGTTTTTAATTGCATATATTATGACAACATATAATCATTTGACACACTTAAATTTTTAAACTGTCCCACTGGACATGTCAATTTGTTTTATTGATTTTTAGCAAATCAAAAGTGGTTTGATATCTAGTAGTCTGGGaacgaaacctactcctctgtgAGTATCAGTTTTCTAAAGTGCATCAAAGGACCTTTTCGATTgaataaaactaaagaaaatatgaaagataaacaaaataaatcTTGAAAATAAACTGactgaatttgaaataaattgcattgaatttaaatgaAACAGGAGAATGCTTTCGATTAGAtcaaagaatttttgaaattgaaaataaagtaCTGAAAcgtaaattaaacaagaaaactaaATGTTGTTCGAAAgataaatttgaagaaaaataaaggttacaggaaatgtaaatgaaaatttaaaaacgTAGAATGAAGCTTATAGAAAAATGACTCGAATACAGACTCAGAAAGTCTCTGGGATGTaagtgtgcttgagtgtttttTTGAAGTAAAGTTCTAATCTTTTCTTCATCAATCTTTCATCTATTTATAAAAAATTCTGACCAATCAGATTCAAGAATAACTTCAACGCATGCTAGTCTTTGAATAACCATTCCCACTCTTTATATATAATGTGTGTAATTGCAAAAGGAGACCTCTTTaataaagacactaaaaatgtctttttttaaagtCGTTTACATATGTCATGttattatttgatatttttattaaaccggttaataatttattttttaataaactaaaacaaaatcggtttattatagcaacaataataaattgAATTGTCCGCATTATAATTATTAAACCCGGTTTGATCTGATCGATTTATACAATTTAAATCGAATCatgtttaaaagaaagaaaaaaaaagcatgaCTTTATTCGAGTGAACCATCTCGTGTTTATCGCTTTATTCGAGTGACAATAAGGCATGTACTTATTGTTGAAACCACGTCATTATGATTATGAAGTGTATATAGCATGGTTAAATATGATTGTGTATGATTTCGTATTGTGGGGTTTATTTGATTCATAAATCATACAGGATATTCTCGTAGAAAAAATGAGAGGAATGATTTCTGTTGGAGAAGGGACAATATCTAGGGTTTTGCTAGACTTTAATTAGTTGTTTAGGCTGAAAATTTTTTGCTCTTATATAAGGCAAAACACATCAAAATAGTGGCAGAATTCTACTTCACAGGAATCATTCCAATTGAGAGTCCCTCGACAATCAATATAGTAGACCATTGtaaaactattttaatttctCAGCTAATTAAATTTAACTATTCAAATGATCATTCATGCAGTGcataaaaaattgaatatattagtTAATGTGAGCATATGATTAGATTATAGTGAAAATTAGGTTTATTGATGTTACTATAAATTAGATTGTTCATTCAATGCACAATCTGATCCGGTCTAATTATGTAAATGGGTCAAATTGAACCAGATCTAATGGTTATGATATGGACAATTAagtttattgatattattataaagaccaattttttttttaatcttttaacTATTAAACTGGTTTATTAAATGCATCCAATTATAGTTTGACAcctaaacatctttaaaaaaagtatTTTATGGTAACTTTATGGAAGCATCCCACCGCAAAAATCATCTTCGAATAACCTTCCTGAGTGCATCGACTAGCTCCTGTTTCTCATTTCTCGACAAATCTTTCTCGATATAATCCTTCATTCTTCGAAATAGAAATCCATTATATTTCGAATTTCGTATTTCTCGAATCAAAATATTTTCGATCAACACATAGATATCattttattataatatatattttttttcaaattttttgccGCACACCTGCATAATACCACCACCAAAAAGACAAAATTTGGGATAGGCAAATAGATCAGAAGTTGTTCCAAATGGACAACAAGGATACAGAGTTCTTGAAATATTcatcaaatatatatattttaggaCGGCCAACCTAGCCGAGGAATCATATATATAGCCATAGGTTATGGTTTACAGCTATATGCACAATTACACACACACCAATTCATACGTAGAATAATGCTCCAAAATCAAGCCTTAATATTCAATATGAATGATGAACATTATCATCGTTTGCTCCTCTTTATAATGGTAGTGATCGTATCCGCTGCGCCTAACCTACAATCTTGTGATGGTAGGCAACGTATCTTATTTATTAAATtcagtctttttttttttcttttaaacctTTCAATATCATTATTTACTTGATTAACATTTCAGGTGGAAAGATAATGATGGAATACATAGGAGCAACAGGGGCACAAGTAACATTCAATTCAGTTCCAATAGAAGAAGGGATTGATTTCCATTTCATTCTTGGGTTCGCCATTGATGCAGACGCTTCCGGCAATGCCCAAAACGGAAAGTTTTCGGCATATTGGACGGAATCGTTGACACCCGAATCTGTTGCAGCCATTAAGGCACGCCATACCAATGTCAAAGTCTTGGCTAGCCTCTCTGGTTGGAGTCTGCACGACAAAGTCATACGTTGGTATGACCCAAAAGACACTCACCTATGGATTTCAAATGCATTCTCATCTCTAAGGTCTTTAGCACTCACTTACCACCTTGATGGCATAGACATTGACTATGAAGTTTTCCCAAGAAATAAAAACTATACTAGTTTTGCTTATTGTGTTGGTGAGCTCATAACTCTTCTGAAGAAACATAGTGTTATTTCTGTGGCCACTATTGCTCCCTATCACCTAACTGTTGAAGCCTATATGGAACTCTTCAAAGGTTACAATAATGTTATTGATTATGTTAACCAtcaattctataccgacaaagTTTTGACTCCTCAAAGGTACTTAGAAGATTTTAATATTCGAGTAACGCAATTTGATAGGAATAAGTTGCTTCCTAGCTATGAAGTCAATGGAAGGGGTATTCAGGGGGATGCATTTTTTGGAACTCTGAGTTTGTTGCAAGAAAATGGATTTGAGGTCGGAGGCATTATGATCTTCTCAGCCGATGCATCTTCTTCCAACAACTATTTATATGAGAGAAGATCACAAGCATTTTTGCTCAACTCTACCGCTACATGAaggataaaataaagaaaaagttgaGTTATATATTTATGCCTGCGGACCAAAGGAAAGATCATGAGTTCCATGATTGAGAGACATTAGTTTAGTCCAATTCTCCTGTTTTTTAAAAGGGAGCTACTCAGATAAATAAAGACGTCTAAATCGTtgttttttaaagatgttttctagtaattaaaatttaatacatataattaattaaaccgtattatttttgttaaaattaggtcagacaaattaatttaattaaaaatatagtaaatcaaatcttgaattgatctaaattaatattattttttataattacaatatttgatttactattttttcggttaaattaatttgtttggcctaattttgccaaaaataacacgatttaatcgattatatgtattaaattttaattactaaaaaacatcttaaaaaaagatattttagacGCCTTTATTTGAGTGGTTCCTTTTAAAACATACTGAAATTGTCGAATTTAGTCTTGATATatgggattttttatttaaataaataaaataaaagtaataattaccgaaataaataattttaaaaatatttaccgTTTTGCATTCCCTactcatatctcgtttacactataaacgagatgaAATtttatgtatctcgtttacattgtaaacgagatatgaccCTGCAGATCAGACTGCTAGACAACTATGCACTCCACCCACCCTCCAAACCTCCCTGAACACAACAAAACAGTATTGCTTAGACCATGTCATAGACCTACTTAATATATCGCATTGACACCCATTTTTAGCTTGACGACactgcacatggtactttaaccGGTGCGACTCGATCATCCGGTATTCGGCGCTCCTTcgaatactgtagttcttcacacccTGAAGCACTGCCTCTCGACTTCTAAACTTGTGACCGACCCGAAACTCTACACCGTCGTCTAGGTTGTAATCCTCTTCCTCCGTGTCAAGAAACGGAGTCCTCTCGTGCATGGCGTCCATATCCAGACTGTGATAGTGAGATGGAAGTGCCGAAAGCGTCGGAATTGGGAGAGGTGGAGGGAGGACATGGCGCGCCACAGTCTGAACAGGTGTCTCCGGAACATACTCATCCTCATCCCCACTATCGGACAAGTCGCTGTCCATACTGTCCGCTACGTAATCCTCGTCTGACTCCTCCTCGCCCTCCACTGCCTCATCCACTGGAATGGTGACATGAATGGGCGGTGGTGCGAGGTGTCGGTCGTCCTGTACATAGGTCGAGTGTACGGAACTCCCATCACCACTGTGTCCCACCTCTGCTGAAAGCTCCATTACCTGCTCCACCATGATCCTCCCATGGATGTCGACCATCAGTCGCACATGCTCGTCCCCAAGAAGTCGGAATAGTCGAAACCGGAAGACTCCGTTACCCATGGGTGCCAGCAACCTATATGCCACCCTTCCGATTTTCCTCGCTTGTGTACCACCGAgcttgctcaatatcaaactcttcaaatcGGACAACGTCTCCACACGCTGAGTGCGAAACAATATCGGATCCTCACACTCAAATGTCACCCCGTTGTCGCCATTTCTCATTCGACAATTGGCATATATGTATGGACTATCACTGGCCATTATTTGTGAAAAATATGAGACACAAAAAGGATAGAAAAAATTTGTGAAGAATACCAAGGAttacacatccttttatagctaTTGGAATTGTCTtccatatatctcgtttacactgtacaCGAGATGAAATTTAAtgtatcttgtttacagtgtaaacgagataaacgTGGTTTAACTGACGTGTcatatcttgtttacactgtaaacgaaatatgaGTAGAGAATACAAAacgataaatatttttaaaattatttatttaagtaattattacttttattttatttatttaaataaaaaatcctgaTATATGACTTTAGAAAACTTAAAGTTGTTAATGTGTAATCTATCAGTATATGTATATATTAGACAATTAATTTTTAACACTTTAGACAACACTATTAGTTTAATAGATTTAGCTAAAGACACCTTATAGTAGTGTTAAATGTAAAAAAACTtatattgaaaaattaaaatttttaaactttcaaAGTATATAATGTTCAAAAactagaatttttttaaaaatactaaTCTCTTCACTAATATGCTTAAAACACTTAACTTGTTCATAAAAACCATTATTAGTACCCAGTAGAATGTTCTTAATTCAATTATTCATGCCCATTATTTATTAATTCACGATTCGCCAAGGACATGATTAACATGACACTACTACACATATAATACTAAAACATGATGTGAGCCTTTTGATCATTTCTGAAACTCAAGAACAGACATGAAAGGATCAACATAGAAGGCACGGCAAGAAGAGAACCCAGCAAAATTGGCAAGATCTTTGAATTGTTGTTCGGTTCTCTGCTTCCCCTTAGGATTGTACATTGTCATGTTGTACACGTCAGCACCAAGTAATGTCCTTGTTCTTTGACTTTCATCCGTTGACTCTGGCAGCACGGGCTCAACAACAATCAATTTCCCTCCATTTGGAAGTGCCTTGTAACAATTCTCAAACACCTTCTTGGTATCCTCGTCCGTCGATGTTGTAACTAGCCACTGAAACATTTGATGTATATGTATTGAAATTTTCCATGTTAACATCGAATTGTAACTATTTCAAGTTAAAATTGAATCTAGGAATATTTGTTTGTAATAAGACTGAAATTGAGAGAGTGAGAAAGACCTTTAAGAATATAGCATCTCCATTGGGAACAAATTCATGGGCGTCACCACCTACATGGATTATTCCTAAAATGCACAACGGGACACACATGTTAATTAACTAGTCACAACAATGTTTTTTTATTAATGTGTCAAATTTTTACAAATTTATTATCAAAttaccatttttttttaaaaaactaattaTCCAAATGCCATTACTAGAACACAAACACCCCAATCCTATTTGAATATAGATTAAGCCATGTCCATAACTAAAAATGAAATAGGAAACAAGAGAACCTGGAAGAGGTGGTGCATGAGCAACGACATGGGGCAAATCGAAGTTGATGCCCTTACGGATATTAGGGTACCTTTGCATAATCATTTCTAAACAGTCACCATAGTTGCCACCAACATCAACCAATGATTCAACACCATTGAATCCATCATAGTTCTCTAGCATTTCCCTCATGAATGGTACGGACACACTACGCATAGCCTTGCCAAACAAGTTTATCATATTCGGCCTTTTTGAGTAGTAGCTCATCGCTCCGTCGCCGTTAGCCTTCTTGAACGGCACCGTTGTTGGATCCTCCACTGCCTCCGCCACGAATGGCCAAGTATTTATCAAAGCATCCTATAATGCCATGCATAATTGCATATTCCCAAAATggtacattttttttttattaaatgtgGTTATAACAACATTAAGCGATATTATGTCGATGTAAAATTATATATGTGAAGGGGAAAAATTCCGAAAAAATAATGATACTTTTTGTTAGATTAATGTTAGAGAATCccatttttttagttattctttttaaaattattttatttattttaaaNNNNNNNNNNNNNNNNNNNNNNNNNNNNNNNNNNNNNNattaaccaaccaaaaattacTTCTCATGTTTTTTAAATCAACTATGCTATGTGCACACTAAAATCAGCTATTAAAATCagttatcagtataaaatacatgttggaatacgaaaacacattgaaaataaattaaaccacatatatatttatacacaaatatattagtgactaattttagtgattgattttgatatacaaataatatttttaattttttattaactctttaaaTTTTGGTACAAtaagaatttatttttttctggCAGATATACATTAGTATTTCTTGATAAAATAACTAGACTTCTCTGTCAGGTACTAACTAGTGTCTATCAAGTAATAGTtagtatattaaaaaaatttcacataaaatgctgctaaaaatttaaatataacattgtttatttttatttgataaatttaatcaaggaaaaTTAAAATGTCAGGTTATGCTTGTACTTCAACCAAAACGAAAATGTAATAATANNNNNNNNNNNNNNNNNNNNNNNNNNNNNNNNNNNNNNNNNNNNNNNNNNNNNNNNNNNNNNNNNNNNNNNNNNNNNNNNNNNNNNNNNNNNNNNNNNNNNNNNNNNNNNNNNNNNNNNNNNNNNNNNNNNNNNNNNNNNNNNNNNNNNNNNNNNNNNNNNNNNNNNNNNNNNNNNNNNNNNNNNNNNNNNNNNNNNNNNNNNNNNNNNNNNNNNNNNNNNNNNNNNNNNNNNNNNNNNNNNNNNNNNNCCTTTAGGATTTGTGGGGGATATACAATCAGACTACCATCATATCACACACACATACAGTATCACCATATCATAGATTATAAATTTGCCCGTGACTACCGACGTATAAACTTATAAATatcttaatattttatatttaaaaatctaaaatattttaaaaaattcaatttcTTTTCGAAAAATCCCATCTAAACACGCCCTCAATGGCGGTAATCAAAAgctttaacataaaaaataaattaattaagggGCAAAAAAGACAATTTAGAAAACAAACCTCATGATGCTGGAGCATGTAATAGGCATAGGATAGaccttcatcatcatcaacaaggGTTTTACCAATGTCAGTTAGGGTATACTTCCTCTCACCATTTGGGTTGAGATGCTCAAAAAAGATGTTAAAGCTTGTGAGCAAGCGAAGCATGCGTTGAAGATTGTGTGGATCAGCGCTACCATGGGGATGCACACGTGTGATAATTTCCGAAGCGGAGAGAGGAGTGTTGGAACCTTGTTGCCAAATGGTTTGAGGGACTTTCAGTTTGATTATGGCTACCAGTGACATAGGAACACTAATCATGTGTGCCAATTCGAAAATTGCGAGCCTTTCTTTACTTTGAGACTCTGGTTTCGTAACACCACCATTTGGCAACTCCATTATTATTGATTTGAGGATTTcgttttcttcctctttttctctcACTTTCTCTTTCCCCAAAATCCAaatgaattttattattttgtgatATATATACTATTAAAGGAAAAAAACACACTTAGGCTAATGCTTTTTTATAGATTGAAAAATTGTTGTGGTTTTCTATACACATCACATCGACCGCCTTAACATAATTAATTGTATTCATATAGATGTATTAAGAGATAAGATTAGAAATATTAATAGTTATCCCTTTATTCATTATAACACATTTAATTCAATGAATACGTTCCGTTCTGtatcaaacaaagaaatcaaTAAATAGTCAAATACACTTGttcaattctaaattttaaaactaaattgaCTATATTTTTATGGGTTCTTTTCTCTCATTGCATTGTTTCTAACATTATTTACTGTACTTGATTTATTTAGCTGAATAATATCTATATTAAGAAATTATGTCATTTctttttgaaattaattaataaaattttatctttaaaaaaattgattatattAAAAACAATTTCACTACGTTATTAACAAAGATTCTACCAATTTCTACCAATTCTTAGTTATAG harbors:
- the LOC107620983 gene encoding chitinase 2-like; its protein translation is MLQNQALIFNMNDEHYHRLLLFIMVVIVSAAPNLQSCDGGKIMMEYIGATGAQVTFNSVPIEEGIDFHFILGFAIDADASGNAQNGKFSAYWTESLTPESVAAIKARHTNVKVLASLSGWSLHDKVIRWYDPKDTHLWISNAFSSLRSLALTYHLDGIDIDYEVFPRNKNYTSFAYCVGELITLLKKHSVISVATIAPYHLTVEAYMELFKGYNNVIDYVNHQFYTDKVLTPQRYLEDFNIRVTQFDRNKLLPSYEVNGRGIQGDAFFGTLSLLQENGFEVGGIMIFSADASSSNNYLYERRSQAFLLNSTAT
- the LOC107623509 gene encoding caffeic acid 3-O-methyltransferase, whose amino-acid sequence is MELPNGGVTKPESQSKERLAIFELAHMISVPMSLVAIIKLKVPQTIWQQGSNTPLSASEIITRVHPHGSADPHNLQRMLRLLTSFNIFFEHLNPNGERKYTLTDIGKTLVDDDEGLSYAYYMLQHHEDALINTWPFVAEAVEDPTTVPFKKANGDGAMSYYSKRPNMINLFGKAMRSVSVPFMREMLENYDGFNGVESLVDVGGNYGDCLEMIMQRYPNIRKGINFDLPHVVAHAPPLPGIIHVGGDAHEFVPNGDAIFLKWLVTTSTDEDTKKVFENCYKALPNGGKLIVVEPVLPESTDESQRTRTLLGADVYNMTMYNPKGKQRTEQQFKDLANFAGFSSCRAFYVDPFMSVLEFQK
- the LOC107620982 gene encoding uncharacterized protein LOC107620982 translates to MASDSPYIYANCRMRNGDNGVTFECEDPILFRTQRVETLSDLKSLILSKLGGTQARKIGRVAYRLLAPMGNGVFRFRLFRLLGDEHVRLMVDIHGRIMVEQVMELSAEVGHSGDGSSVHSTYVQDDRHLAPPPIHVTIPVDEAVEGEEESDEDYVADSMDSDLSDSGDEDEYVPETPVQTVARHVLPPPLPIPTLSALPSHYHSLDMDAMHERTPFLDTEEEDYNLDDGVEFRVGHKFRSREAVLQGVKNYSIRRSAEYRMIESHRLKYHVQCRQAKNGCQCDILSRSMTWSKQYCFVVFREVWRVGGVHSCLAV